The window GTGTGTTCAAGCCGATGTTCTGTCCTCCTTGCGACAATGGACGGCTTGCAAACACGTTACAGGTAGCTTTGGCTACTCTGAGTTGAGCTAACAAAGTTTGGCAGGTGTGGTCGTGTTCTTTTGGTGTTTCTTAGAGAAATTCAGTGAGAGCATGCTGTTGTCTCATCACCTCAGCTGACTCACTTCGGTGTGACCTCATGAATGTTTTTGGATCCGAGGCCTCGCCTCGTGACTGCAGCGCTGTTAAATTAGCATTCCCAGTATCAGCTGTTTTATATCCAGTAACCCTCTCAAGCCACAGCACCCACTGGGACGGGGTTTGTTTGTTGAGAAATCGCTTTTTAAAGGGAGCGATGGCCAAGATTGCAATGATTCAAgcagcatgcatgcaaacattatAAACCATTATATTATAAACCAAGCATATAGTAGCGACAGGTAATTACgatttttcaaacattaaaagcatgaaaacagaataaactcTATTGACAGCATCACATGCCTAATGGGAGCGACAGAATGAAGAAGATCTTGCTAAAGCAGCAATTACTAAGTAAGCAATTAAGTTCCAATCATAGTTGGCACCAAACCTTTTGCCACATTTTGAAATGCTCTAATTGGGATCAGCCTGTCTagtgtgatttgttttgaatgtgacTTTAGTATTGTATCTCTAGCATTCGGGGACCTGTGTGGTGCtttataaaagaaataaaattgaAGCAGCTCTTTGTTAGGCCCTCCATTCCTGGCAAAAGCCCATAGAGCTGGCCCATTTCCAGACTAGTGAATTTACCAGGTTTTGAGTCTAAAGTGCGATCAGATTGCTTTGAGTGTTCTGTTAATGGACACTTGATTCCCACAATCCAATAcacaaaggaaatggaggagctCCTCACTGCTCCAAAGAACATATAGCAGAGTGTGGATGGTGGCGGCACTTACGTGACCTGTTATGATCACCTGTATCTTAAATAACAATGACATAAAATTACACCTACATAAAGTCAGAATGTAACTTTAgaccttgattttttttttcttattttttcataaGTGATTAAGCACCCCTAGAGCCATAAAAGACGTTACACAACTGTCTTTACAGGCTCTGGTGGTCTCCATTATGGGTAAACTGACTTTTTGGTGTAAAATCAATGGACTTCCCCATTTTGAAGATGTGATTGTTTTaaattgtgacttttttttattggcGTGTTTGATAAGCtgtctgattttatttagtGGAATTTATTTCCTGCTCACCATTTTTTCACCATGTATATGAAGAGTAGACATAGCAGTAATAGAATTACAATATCAAGTAAGTAAAGTATACAAcataattattaataaatacTGAGAGTAATAAAAGACAACATTCTATACTAAAGTCATAATAACTTTCTTTGTGTCCTCATTTTCAACCATGTAAGGCCTTTTAAGCTTCAAACTATATAAACTGTGTGGATGGTAAACGCTGAAACGTTTTCAGTTCTTGGCAAAggacaaacataaaaatatgttCACTTGATTCCAGACGTATTTATCAGCCAACCTCATAATTGTAGCCTGTTGCAAACCTATTTACGCGAAATCTACTattctgcttcctctttccGCCTTGGCTTgattcctctctgctcctcctccctttctcacCAACTCTCTGTTGATACCAGGTCAAGCTCTGCAGTGCTACAAGTGCAAAATTGGCCTGTGGGACCTGTGCATCACCTCTACAACCACATGTGAAAGTGGAGAACAATGCTACAGTGGTGTCGGGACAGCAGGTAAGAAGCTCGGGGGCTGAAAATCTCACCGGACGACATTCTCCTGAAGGACGGGTGTCatcaacacatcacatcacacccCACCTGCCGCATTCTCAAAATACAGAGCTCCGTAACAACAATAAAGGAGCACTATCATTGTTTGTGAAAGCATTTTTATCAAAAGGTTGAGACGAGgatttttattatactgtagTGATTACTTTATTACTCAATTGGTTGCTCAACAGAAAGCATTTTGGTCATTTAAGCCAATGATTGCTAACCCAGGGGTGCTTTTACCTCAGGCGATacttctgcagctgtgtgaaatctAGTTAGAAAGTCAGCCGAGAAGATCAAACAGTACTCTGCAAAGAGATGAATAAACAGTTGAGGTAGCTAAAATAGTGAATTAACAGGTAAAATAGCTGGCTAAAACAGTTGAAAGTTAGCATAAAGTAATGAATTAACAGTTGAAATGGTTAGCTAAAACAGTTGAAAAAGTTAgcataaattaatgaattaacagttgaaatagttaacTAAAACAGCTGAGAAAGTTAGCATAAAGTAATACAttaacagttgaaatagttgGCTAAAACAGTTGAAAAAGTTAGCATAAAGTAATGAAttaacagttgaaatagttaacTAAAACAGTTGAGAAAGTTagcataaaataatacattaacagttgaaatagttagctaaaacaGTTGAAAGTTAGCATAAAGTAGTGAATTAACAGTTGCTATAGTTAGCCAAAACAGTTAATAGTTAGCATAAAGTAATGAATTAACAGCTGAAATGGTTGGCTACAACAGTTGAAAGTTAGCAAAGTAATAAATTAACAGGTGAAATAGCTGGCTAAAACAGATGAAAGTTAGCATAAAGTAATGAATTAACAGTtaaaatagttagctaaaacaGTTGAAAGTTATCAAAGTAGTGAATTAACAGGTGAAATAGCTGGCTAAAACAGTTGAGATAGCTAGCTTACATGATTTAACAGCTGAAATAGTTAACTAAAACAGTTGCGAAAGTTAGCATAAAGTAATACATTAACAGTTGAAATAGTAGGCTAAAACAGTTGAAAGTTAGCATAAAGTAATGAATTAACAgctgaaatagttagctaaaacaGTTGAGATAGCTGGCTTACATGATTTAACAGCTGAAATAGTTAACTAAAACAGTTGAGATAGCTATCTTACATTATGAATTAACAGTTGAAATAGCAACTgcgattgtgtgtgtttgctgtcactCCACAGTCGGCTTCATGGATCTCAAGATGAAGGGCTGTCTTGCAGTGGCCGAGTGCAACCAGACCAAAGAAGTGAACTTCCCATCCAGCAGCTCCAACTCCACCGTCTACGTCATGACTAAGACGTGCTGCGGCACAGACCTGTGTAATGCTGCTCCCGGTCTGCCCGGGACCTCCAGGCTCAGCCTGACCCTGGCCGCCatcactgctctgtttgtggCCAACGTCCTGGTTTGACAGGAAATCCAGTGAATGATGGATGACATAAAGTgcatacacaaataaaaacacacacacacgggtctTGTGTTTACTATCCTTGAGGTGTATTGCGCTTTTTGATTTCATACATGTGTTTATATCAATTAAAATCTAattccctctcttctttttgtatttttatattcatcAGTAATGTGTTCAGTCCTCATTTCACTATAgtgtaagagatatcaaaatgttgATTGACAGACAATTTAAGGTGTAAAACAAGTGTGCAACACTGACATCAAAGATGATTCACCACATGTTTAAAGTGCCCTGCAATTAACTTTCTCCACTTAAGAGCAGTATAAAGTTTAGGTCCAGGGCCATGGATGTTGATGTTGACATGTTGGGCGTTTTACTGTTGGTTTAAATTGGTTTTATAGGTTAATTAGTGGCTTTACAGCTTAAAGGAGTTGtccaacattttggaaataatgcttatttgcttttttttttgccaagaaTTAAGCAATCCACACCactcatttctgtattttaaatgtgaagctacaaccagcaggtggttatcttagcttagcataaagactggaaaggaGGGAAACGGCTgacctggctctgtctgaaagtaaaataaaaataaattgccTAGCAGCACCTTTAAACCTCACTAATTATAATGTGTCATCGTGTTTATTCAATCCATgcaagtgaaaaacaacaagttgtgTTGTTGCACAGCTTGAAATGTTTAGGAGCTTTAAAGGTAttagcacattttttttaccactggacagagctaggctagcagtttctctctgtctccagtctttatgctaagctggCTGTCTCCTGGATGGAACTTTGGGTTTACtatacacacatgaaaacaatatttttcttATCCGACTCCATGAAAGAAGGGGAATAatcatatttctcaaaatgctgAGCAATTCCTTTAATTTATTGCCTTTGCTCCACTGTATTATCATTTTAGGGTCATAATGTCAATATACAGAGAGATCTCAAAGCTTTATGAGCATTTCATTTATTGCCATTTGCTTGGCATTTGGTTCATTTTATTAATGTGTAGCTAACATAATGTCAGTTGTCTCTTGTCTTTTGTCTGGTGCTGTCTGTGataatatttctttttgttttgtgggtttttcctgttgttttttggcATAAATGGCTCAATCAAGTCTGTGTtgaactgtgtttatttttgatatGTGTCAAATCCACATTGCTCAAATGTGCAGGGTGGATGAGGTCAAGCTTTTGTTTATCTTGCTTGTTTTGAATGTGTACATATCGCGAGAACGTGGTCAAATTGACCACGTTGTTTGCAGATACTAAAATATGATTGAgtttgcagcagttttaaatTTGTCAGGGCCGATCTTAAACCCCTGTTCAACtcaaatcattaaaatgtgttaGATATTCCTGAAACCAATGCTTTTGGcattattttccaaaaaaaaaaaagaaacgtgtTGGCCTGTCTGGTTTTGTTAAATTGGTTGTAGAATTTAAGGAATGCAATAAATATCCAAACTAACCCCCTTCTGTGGTGTTACTGGCGTGATTTGCTGTCTTCTTTCTAAATGTTGCTCAGCTCGTTGCCACCTTGCAGGACCGACTGGTTCTTCTGGTTTCAGTGCCCCACAACAGAGATACTGTAGTGATACCAGTGGTATGACTGTGCTCTCTTGATTTCAAGTTTTGGCACAGAACTGCCATTTCTGGCAGATGTGGAAAGTGCAGGTGTTCAGTTCCTGAGACAAGCTGcttacaaacaaacagaagtcaTCAGTAAAAAACCCAGATAGGATTCTTTTATAAATGGCCTCTCAAATGAAGCATTTTCTGAGACACGTGTTGTCTGGCCTTTGTGATCTGGAGGCTTTAATGATGGAAAGGTTAAGAGGTATTCATGACAAAACATGGTCTTTAAAGTATGAACCAACATCTTTggctttaaaacagaaatgtttttgatgaTTTCCTGACTCCAAtctcagtggttttatttttatatcttCAGCAGAGGGATCAGATATTATTTCGCTATTTGATTTTCCACTTTGCAACAACGACATGCTTTAGAGGTGAAACAGCTGGTCGATAATTAATTTGCTGATCGTCAGAAATGAATAATTTCGGTAACTTTTTGA of the Chelmon rostratus isolate fCheRos1 chromosome 16, fCheRos1.pri, whole genome shotgun sequence genome contains:
- the spaca4l gene encoding prostate stem cell antigen; this encodes MNRIILQLFAIGFCFAIGQALQCYKCKIGLWDLCITSTTTCESGEQCYSGVGTAVGFMDLKMKGCLAVAECNQTKEVNFPSSSSNSTVYVMTKTCCGTDLCNAAPGLPGTSRLSLTLAAITALFVANVLV